From one Desmodus rotundus isolate HL8 chromosome X, HLdesRot8A.1, whole genome shotgun sequence genomic stretch:
- the ACE2 gene encoding angiotensin-converting enzyme 2 — protein MSGSSWLFLSLVAVAAAQTPTEEEARTFLENFNTEAEEWFYQNSLASWNYNTNITDENVQKMNEAEQMWSTFYERNSNIAKTYPLETIKDVNVKRQLQALQQNGLLEDKDKQLQLNTILNTMSTIYSTGKVCKPNNPQECYLLATGLEDIMQDSKDYNERLWAWEGWRSKVGKQLRPLYEEYVVLKNEMAREKNYEDYGDYWRGDYETEGSSGYEYSRNQLIEDVENTFEEIKPLYEHLHAYVRAKLMDTYPSHISPTGCLPAHLLGDMWGRFWTNLYNLTAPFGEKPTIDVTAAMVDQSWDAQRIFKEAEKFFKSVGLFSMTQGFWDNSMLTKPDDGREVVCHPTAWDLGNKDFRIKMCTKVTMDDFLTAHHEMGHIQYDMAYANQSFLLRNGANEGFHEAVGEIMSLSVATPKHLKVLGLLPPDFHEDNETDINFLLKQALNIVGTLPFTYMLEKWRWMVFKGEIPKEQWMKKWWEMKREIVGVVEPVPHDETYCDPATLFHVANDYSFIRYYTRTIFQFQFQEALCQTAQHEGPLHKCDISNSTAAGEKLLQMLKLGKSEPWTRALENIVGKKQMDVRPLLNYFEPLFTWLKEQNRNSFVGWLTDWSPYAAESIKVRISLKSALGDKAYEWNDNEMYFFRSSIAYAMREYFSNFKNQTIPFRAEDVWVSDLKPRVSFNFFVTSPNSVSDIIPRSEVEEAIRKSRSRINDAFRLDDNSLEFLGIQPTLEPPYQPAVTIWLIAFGVVMGLVVVGIGVLIFTGIRERKRKSQETSEENPYSSMNLSKGESNPGFQNGDDVQTSF, from the exons aatGAGGCTGAGCAGATGTGGTCTACCTTTTATGAAAGAAACTCCAACATTGCCAAAACTTACCCACTAGAAACAATTAAGGATGTGAATGTCAAGCGTCAATTGCAGGCCCTTCAGCAAAATGGATTATTAGAAGACAAGGACAAACAA TTGCAGCTGAACACAATTCTAAATACAATGAGCACCATCTACAGTACTGGAAAAGTCTGCAAACCAAATAATCCACAGGAGTGCTACTTACTTGCAACAG GCTTGGAAGACATAATGCAGGACAGCAAAGATTACAATGAAAGGCTCTGGGCTTGGGAAGGCTGGAGGTCTAAGGTTGGCAAGCAGCTGAGGCCATTATATGAAGAGTACGTGGTCCTGAAAAACGAGATGGCAAGAGAAAAGA aTTACGAGGACTACGGGGATTATTGGAGAGGAGATTATGAAACAGAGGGCTCGAGCGGCTACGAATACAGCCGCAACCAGTTGATCGAAgatgtggaaaacacttttgagGAG ATTAAACCATTATATGAACATCTTCATGCTTATGTGAGGGCAAAGCTGATGGACACCTACCCTTCCCATATCAGTCCAACTGGATGCCTCCCTGCCCATTTGCTCG GTGATATGTGGGGTAGATTTTGGACAAATCTGTACAATTTGACAGCCCCCTTTGGAGAAAAACCAACCATAGATGTTACTGCTGCAATGGTTGACCAG tcctgGGATGCACAGAGGATATTCAAGGAGGCTGAGAAGTTCTTTAAGTCTGTGGGCCTTTTTAGTATGACTCAAGGATTCTGGGATAACTCCATGCTAACTAAGCCAGACGACGGCCGGGAAGTGGTCTGCCACCCCACAGCTTGGGACCTGGGGAATAAAGACTTCAG GATCAAGATGTGCACAAAGGTGACCATGGATGACTTCCTGACAGCTCATCATGAGATGGGACACATCCAGTATGACATGGCATATGCCAACCAATCCTTCCTACTAAGAAATGGAGCAAATGAAGGGTTCCATGAAGCTGTTGGGGAAATCATGTCACTTTCTGTAGCTACGCCTAAGCATTTGAAAGTTCTGGGTCTTCTGCCACCTGATTTTCATGAAGACAATG AAACAGATATAAACTTCCTACTCAAACAAGCACTTAATATTGTTGGAACCCTCCCGTTCACCTACATGTTAGAAAAGTGGAGGTGGATGGTCTTTAAGGGTGAAATTCCCAAAGAGCAGTGGATGAAAAAGTGGTGGGAGATGAA GCGAGAAATAGTCGGGGTGGTGGAGCCTGTGCCCCACGATGAAACATACTGTGACCCTGCGACTCTCTTCCACGTTGCTAATGATTACTCCTTCATCCG TTATTACACAAGGACCATTTTTCAGTTCCAGTTTCAAGAGGCCCTTTGTCAAACAGCTCAACATGAAGGTCCCCTGCATAAATGTGACATTTCAAATTCCACTGCGGCTGGGGAGAAGCTGCT CCAAATGCTGAAACTTGGAAAATCGGAACCCTGGACCCGTGCATTGGAAAACATtgtaggaaaaaagcaaatggaTGTTAGACCACTGCTCAACTACTTCGAGCCCTTGTTCACCTGGCTGAAAGAGCAGAACAGGAATTCTTTTGTGGGGTGGCTCACAGACTGGAGTCCAT ATGCTGCAGAAAGCATCAAAGTGAGGATAAGCCTGAAATCAGCTCTTGGAGACAAAGCG TATGAGTGGAACGACAATGAAATGTACTTCTTCCGGTCATCTATTGCATATGCCATGCGGgagtatttttcaaatttcaaaaaccAGACGATTCCTTTTAG GGCGGAGGACGTGTGGGTGAGTGATTTGAAACCAAGAGTGTCCTTCAACTTCTTTGTCACTTCACCTAATAGTGTGTCGGACATCATTCCTAGAAGTGAAGTGGAAGAGGCCATCAG GAAGTCCCGGAGCCGTATCAATGATGCTTTTCGCCTGGATGACAACAGCCTGGAGTTTCTGGGTATTCAGCCTACACTGGAACCCCCTTACCAGCCAGCTGTCACCATATGGCTGATTGCTTTTGGGGTTGTGATGGGACTGGTAGTGGTTGGTATTGGCGTGCTCATCTTCACCGGGATCAGAGAGCGAAAGAG GAAAAGTCAGGAGACCAGTGAAGAAAATCCTTATTCTTCCATGAATTTGAGTAAAGGTGAAAGTAATCCAGGGTTCCAAAATGGTGATGACGTTCAAACTTCCTTTTAG